The following are from one region of the Halodesulfurarchaeum sp. HSR-GB genome:
- a CDS encoding phosphate ABC transporter ATP-binding protein, with translation MTLAARDLAFAHDTEPVLSGLSLSVDPGEVVSIIGPSGVGKTTLLRLLALRERPDAGAVFVDGESAWTVEESARLGLRRQIGMVFQEATLFDTSVARNVEYGLRVRRSWADRLAGELRALVQSNGTPAVVTDALDVVDLDDRLHEPAQSLSGGEAQRVSFARAIAYDPSVLLLDEPTSDLDPRNTALIEEAVAEASDRGIGVVIATHDMHQAKRVADRVGVLLDGTITEIGPTESVFESPADPRTERFISGELVY, from the coding sequence ATGACACTCGCTGCCCGCGATCTCGCGTTCGCCCACGACACCGAACCGGTGCTCTCGGGACTCTCGCTGTCGGTCGATCCCGGCGAGGTCGTCTCCATCATCGGGCCCTCTGGAGTCGGGAAGACCACGTTGCTTCGTCTACTCGCGCTCCGGGAGCGCCCGGACGCGGGGGCCGTGTTCGTCGACGGCGAGTCCGCCTGGACGGTCGAGGAATCGGCTCGGCTGGGGTTGCGCCGACAGATCGGGATGGTCTTCCAGGAGGCCACGCTCTTTGACACCTCCGTCGCCCGGAACGTGGAGTACGGGCTCCGAGTCCGCCGATCCTGGGCCGATCGACTGGCCGGCGAACTCCGCGCGCTGGTGCAGTCAAACGGCACGCCGGCGGTGGTCACCGACGCACTGGACGTCGTCGACCTCGACGACCGGCTTCACGAACCGGCCCAGTCTCTCTCGGGTGGTGAGGCCCAGCGGGTCTCCTTCGCCCGGGCGATCGCCTACGATCCGTCGGTGCTACTGCTCGACGAGCCGACCTCGGATCTGGACCCTCGCAACACGGCGCTGATCGAGGAGGCGGTTGCGGAGGCCAGCGACCGGGGTATCGGCGTGGTGATCGCCACCCACGACATGCACCAGGCAAAGCGGGTCGCCGACCGGGTCGGGGTCTTGCTCGACGGGACGATCACCGAGATCGGGCCGACCGAGTCGGTCTTCGAGTCCCCTGCGGACCCCCGGACCGAACGGTTCATCTCGGGCGAGTTGGTCTACTGA
- a CDS encoding DUF5808 domain-containing protein, with translation MTQEASGKIFGIPYNFERPSLKRLLSAYWQPGKGMIAETPFGIGYTLNLANWRSWLVLGVAAALVFQERKGEEETEEAVDVVIEE, from the coding sequence ATGACCCAGGAAGCCTCCGGGAAGATCTTCGGTATCCCGTACAACTTCGAACGCCCGAGCCTGAAGCGCCTGCTTTCGGCCTACTGGCAGCCGGGAAAGGGTATGATCGCGGAGACGCCGTTTGGCATCGGCTACACGCTGAACCTCGCGAACTGGCGGTCCTGGCTGGTGCTGGGCGTGGCCGCCGCGCTCGTCTTCCAGGAGCGAAAGGGCGAGGAAGAAACCGAGGAAGCGGTTGACGTCGTCATCGAGGAGTAA
- a CDS encoding ABC transporter permease, with protein sequence MVAPEFVSLAFDFPFETVYITSIIRVSLYVSVLAVLISTLVSLPVAFAMGFSEFRGKQFATSIINTGMGFPSVVVGLLVLLMLSNQGPLGELDLVFTKEAMIMSQFILAAPPIMAISLASITSVENRVRDAGLVLGGTRLDVALLTLKEARNGIATAILAGFGRAISEVGSVLIVGGNIAGADGVSRTRTLTTAIRLEARQGRYDTAIVLGVILVVLVLLVNAIVIRLGGQEGLR encoded by the coding sequence ATGGTGGCTCCCGAGTTCGTCTCGCTGGCGTTCGATTTCCCCTTCGAGACGGTCTATATCACGAGCATCATTCGGGTCTCGCTCTACGTGAGTGTGCTCGCGGTGTTGATCAGCACGCTCGTGAGTCTCCCCGTGGCCTTCGCCATGGGCTTCTCGGAGTTCCGCGGGAAGCAGTTTGCCACCTCGATCATCAACACCGGGATGGGATTCCCGAGCGTGGTCGTCGGCCTGCTCGTGCTGCTCATGCTCTCGAATCAGGGGCCACTCGGCGAGTTGGATCTCGTATTCACCAAGGAGGCCATGATCATGTCCCAGTTTATCCTCGCGGCCCCGCCGATCATGGCGATCAGTCTCGCCTCGATCACGAGCGTGGAGAACCGGGTCCGGGACGCCGGCCTCGTCCTCGGTGGGACCCGTCTCGACGTGGCGCTTCTCACGTTGAAAGAGGCCCGGAACGGGATCGCGACGGCCATTCTGGCGGGTTTCGGCCGGGCCATCAGCGAAGTCGGGTCCGTGCTCATCGTCGGCGGGAACATCGCCGGGGCCGATGGCGTCTCCCGGACCCGGACCCTGACGACGGCCATTCGGCTGGAGGCCAGACAGGGCCGCTACGATACGGCGATCGTGCTGGGCGTCATTCTGGTCGTGCTGGTGTTGCTCGTGAACGCGATCGTCATTCGACTGGGCGGCCAGGAGGGACTACGATGA
- the rdgB gene encoding RdgB/HAM1 family non-canonical purine NTP pyrophosphatase has product MLRFVTTNAEKAAEAQAHLAPMAVEQVDYDYVEVQAAEVAQVAARGAEEAYEKADGEGPVIVDDTGFSIRGLDGFPGPYAAYVDDTLGIERVWSLASELADRHAAFTSAIAYADGDRVEVFEGTVEGRLVAPRGEGGFGYDPIFEYEGRTFAELSMDEKNDISHRARALSKLADWLEAQPIS; this is encoded by the coding sequence ATGCTGCGTTTCGTGACGACCAACGCCGAGAAGGCCGCCGAGGCACAGGCCCACCTGGCCCCGATGGCGGTCGAACAGGTCGATTACGACTACGTCGAGGTCCAGGCTGCCGAGGTCGCGCAGGTCGCGGCCCGTGGCGCCGAGGAGGCCTACGAGAAGGCCGATGGCGAGGGGCCCGTGATCGTCGACGACACGGGCTTCTCGATCCGCGGGCTGGACGGCTTTCCTGGACCCTATGCCGCCTACGTGGACGACACGCTCGGGATCGAGCGGGTCTGGTCGCTGGCGTCCGAACTGGCGGACCGGCACGCGGCGTTCACCAGCGCGATCGCCTACGCGGATGGCGACCGCGTCGAGGTCTTCGAGGGGACTGTCGAGGGGCGGCTCGTCGCCCCCCGTGGCGAGGGTGGCTTCGGCTACGACCCGATCTTCGAGTACGAGGGTCGGACCTTCGCGGAGCTCTCGATGGACGAGAAAAACGATATTTCCCACCGCGCGCGAGCGCTCTCGAAGCTCGCGGACTGGCTGGAGGCTCAGCCGATCAGCTGA